Proteins from one Staphylococcus saprophyticus subsp. saprophyticus ATCC 15305 = NCTC 7292 genomic window:
- a CDS encoding proline--tRNA ligase, giving the protein MKQSKVFIPTMKEVPAGAEALSHRLLLKAGLIKQSTSGIYSYLPLAARVLNNIEAIVREEMERIDAVEILMPALQQAELWEESGRWSAYGPELMRLQDRNGREFALGPTHEEVVTSIVRDELKSYKQLPLTLFQIQSKYRDEKRPRFGLLRGREFIMKDAYSFHADEDSLDASYQDMYNAYGRIFKRVGINARPVVADSGAIGGSHTHEFMALSEIGEDTIVYSEQSDYAANIEKAEVVYQANEKHEDLQPLTKIETPNIHTAQELATFLDKPLDEITKSMVFKIDGEFIMVLVRGHHELNDIKLKAYFGTDNIELASEDEIVNLLGAKPGSLGPVFDKEIKVYADNFIQDLNNIVVGANEDGYHLLNANIGRDFEVDAFGDFRFILEGEPLSDGSGPARFAEGIEVGQVFKLGTKYSESMNATFLDNQGKAQPLLMGCYGIGVSRTLSAIVEQNNDENGIIWPKSVTPFDLHLITINPKKDDQRELADQLYTQLKENYDVLYDDRKERAGVKFNDADLIGLPVRVVVGKNAAEGIVEVKRRDTGESEDVHVDNLINYVNTLYSNI; this is encoded by the coding sequence ATGAAACAATCAAAGGTATTTATTCCAACAATGAAAGAGGTACCAGCAGGAGCAGAAGCACTGAGCCATCGTTTATTACTGAAAGCTGGTTTAATTAAACAAAGTACAAGTGGGATCTATAGTTATTTACCTTTAGCTGCACGCGTACTGAATAATATTGAAGCAATTGTGCGTGAAGAAATGGAACGCATAGATGCGGTTGAAATCTTAATGCCTGCATTACAACAAGCAGAATTATGGGAAGAGTCAGGTCGCTGGAGTGCTTACGGTCCAGAACTGATGCGTCTACAAGATCGTAACGGACGTGAATTTGCATTAGGACCAACACATGAGGAAGTTGTAACGTCCATCGTTAGAGATGAATTGAAGTCATACAAACAATTACCACTTACGTTATTCCAAATACAATCTAAATACAGAGATGAAAAGCGTCCACGCTTCGGTTTGTTACGTGGTAGAGAATTTATCATGAAAGATGCTTATTCGTTCCATGCGGATGAGGACTCTCTAGATGCATCTTATCAAGACATGTATAACGCATACGGTCGCATATTTAAACGTGTTGGTATTAATGCGCGACCAGTTGTTGCAGATTCAGGAGCAATTGGTGGCAGTCACACACATGAATTTATGGCACTAAGTGAAATCGGCGAAGATACGATTGTGTATAGTGAACAGAGTGACTATGCTGCAAATATTGAAAAAGCGGAAGTAGTCTATCAAGCCAATGAAAAACATGAAGATTTACAACCATTAACAAAAATAGAAACACCAAATATTCATACTGCGCAAGAACTGGCTACATTCTTAGACAAACCCTTAGACGAAATTACTAAATCTATGGTATTTAAAATAGATGGAGAATTTATTATGGTCTTAGTTCGTGGTCACCATGAATTGAATGATATTAAGTTAAAAGCATACTTTGGTACGGATAATATTGAATTAGCTTCTGAAGACGAAATTGTTAATCTTTTAGGTGCGAAACCTGGCTCGCTAGGTCCAGTTTTTGATAAAGAGATTAAAGTCTATGCCGATAATTTCATTCAAGATTTAAATAATATTGTCGTTGGTGCAAACGAAGATGGCTATCATTTATTAAATGCTAATATTGGTCGTGATTTCGAAGTTGATGCTTTCGGAGACTTTAGATTTATATTAGAAGGTGAACCATTATCAGATGGCTCCGGACCAGCTCGCTTTGCAGAGGGCATTGAAGTTGGACAGGTATTTAAATTAGGAACGAAATACTCTGAATCAATGAATGCAACATTTTTAGATAATCAAGGTAAAGCACAGCCACTATTAATGGGTTGTTATGGAATTGGCGTATCAAGAACATTAAGTGCGATTGTTGAACAAAACAATGATGAAAATGGCATCATTTGGCCAAAATCTGTAACACCATTTGATTTACACTTAATTACGATTAATCCTAAAAAAGATGATCAACGTGAATTAGCAGATCAATTATATACCCAGTTAAAAGAAAACTACGATGTTTTATATGACGATCGTAAAGAACGTGCAGGTGTTAAATTTAATGATGCTGATTTAATTGGATTGCCAGTGCGTGTGGTTGTTGGTAAAAATGCAGCAGAGGGTATAGTAGAAGTGAAACGTCGTGATACAGGTGAAAGTGAAGACGTCCATGTGGATAATTTAATTAATTATGTAAACACATTGTATTCTAATATCTAA
- the rseP gene encoding RIP metalloprotease RseP, giving the protein MSFLVTIISFIIVFGVLVTVHEYGHMFFAKRAGIMCPEFAIGMGPKIFSFRKNETLYTIRLLPVGGYVRMAGDGLEEPPVQPGMHVKIKLNDKDEITHIILDDQHKFQQIEAIEVKQCDFKDGLYIEGVTPYDQERHRYNIAKKSYFVENGSLIQIAPRDRQFTYKKPYQKFLTLFAGPLFNFLLTLVLFIGLAYYQGTPTNGIDEVMKDSPAQQAGLKSGDKIVKLDDKKIETKGDIDSVVKNIKDNKTEVTVERDGKTHTMDIKPKKVEQKVTKTNTQTRYLLGYSASTEHTIFKPIAAGVERSLEAGKLIFTAIVSMIASIFTGHFSFDMLNGPVGIYHTVDSVVKTGIINLISWTALLSVNLGLMNLLPIPALDGGRILFVIYEAIFRKPVNKKAETTIIAIGAVFVLIIMVLVTWNDIQRYFL; this is encoded by the coding sequence TTGAGTTTTCTAGTAACAATTATTTCTTTTATCATTGTTTTTGGTGTCCTCGTAACCGTACATGAATATGGGCATATGTTTTTTGCTAAACGTGCAGGAATTATGTGTCCAGAATTTGCTATTGGTATGGGACCTAAAATATTTAGTTTTAGAAAAAATGAAACATTATATACGATACGACTATTACCAGTTGGTGGTTATGTGCGTATGGCTGGTGATGGTTTGGAAGAACCGCCGGTACAACCAGGTATGCATGTTAAAATAAAATTGAATGATAAAGATGAAATTACACATATCATTTTGGATGACCAACATAAATTCCAACAAATTGAAGCGATAGAAGTGAAACAATGTGATTTTAAAGATGGCTTGTATATCGAAGGTGTAACGCCTTATGATCAAGAACGTCATAGGTATAATATTGCTAAAAAATCATATTTTGTTGAAAATGGTAGCTTAATTCAAATTGCACCAAGAGATAGACAATTCACGTATAAAAAGCCTTATCAAAAGTTTTTAACATTATTTGCTGGACCACTATTTAACTTCTTACTTACATTGGTATTATTTATCGGTCTTGCGTATTATCAAGGTACACCGACAAATGGCATTGATGAAGTCATGAAAGATTCACCGGCACAACAAGCTGGTCTTAAATCTGGTGATAAAATTGTTAAATTAGATGATAAAAAAATTGAAACTAAAGGCGATATAGATAGTGTTGTAAAAAATATTAAAGATAATAAGACAGAAGTTACGGTTGAACGTGATGGAAAAACACATACGATGGATATCAAGCCTAAAAAAGTAGAACAAAAAGTGACGAAAACTAATACACAAACTAGATATTTATTAGGCTATAGTGCAAGTACCGAACATACAATATTTAAACCAATTGCAGCTGGTGTTGAACGATCACTAGAGGCGGGTAAATTAATATTTACAGCTATTGTAAGTATGATTGCCAGCATATTTACTGGTCATTTTTCTTTCGATATGCTAAACGGACCAGTTGGTATATATCACACTGTGGATTCAGTAGTTAAAACAGGTATCATTAATTTAATTTCTTGGACGGCACTATTAAGTGTTAACTTAGGCTTAATGAACTTGTTACCAATACCTGCACTAGACGGTGGCCGTATTTTATTCGTCATATATGAAGCGATATTTAGAAAACCGGTTAATAAGAAAGCCGAAACAACAATTATTGCGATTGGTGCTGTTTTTGTACTTATTATAATGGTCTTAGTGACATGGAACGATATTCAACGTTATTTCTTATAA
- a CDS encoding phosphatidate cytidylyltransferase yields the protein MKVRTLTAIIALIVFLPVLLKGGLILMLFSYLLAFIALKELLNMNMIKFLSIPGIISALGILIIMLPQDAGSWVNDLQLKSLIAMSFILLSYTVLSKNRFSFMDAAFCLMSIAYVGIGFMYLYETRSEGLHYILFAFLVVWLTDTGAYIFGRLMGKHKLWPVISPNKTVEGFVGGLICSLIVPLVMMIFVDFNIALWLLLIITIILSMFGQLGDLVESGFKRHFGVKDSGRILPGHGGILDRFDSFMFVLPLLNILLIQI from the coding sequence ATGAAAGTTAGAACTTTAACGGCAATTATAGCACTTATCGTTTTCCTCCCAGTTTTACTTAAGGGTGGCCTTATTCTAATGCTATTTTCATATTTATTGGCATTCATCGCTTTAAAAGAATTGCTTAATATGAATATGATTAAGTTCTTATCAATACCAGGGATAATTAGTGCATTAGGTATTTTAATCATTATGTTACCTCAAGATGCGGGGAGCTGGGTTAACGACCTTCAATTAAAATCGTTAATAGCAATGAGTTTTATTTTATTAAGTTATACAGTACTTTCTAAAAATAGATTCAGCTTTATGGATGCGGCATTTTGTCTAATGTCCATCGCATATGTAGGTATCGGATTTATGTATTTATATGAAACACGCTCAGAAGGTTTACATTACATATTATTTGCGTTTTTAGTGGTTTGGTTAACTGATACAGGTGCGTATATTTTTGGTAGATTGATGGGTAAACACAAATTATGGCCAGTCATTAGCCCTAACAAAACTGTTGAAGGCTTTGTAGGTGGTTTGATTTGTAGTTTAATCGTACCGCTAGTAATGATGATCTTTGTAGATTTCAATATCGCACTATGGTTATTGCTAATCATTACGATTATTTTAAGCATGTTTGGTCAATTGGGTGACTTAGTAGAGTCAGGATTCAAGCGTCACTTTGGCGTAAAAGATTCTGGAAGAATTTTACCAGGTCACGGTGGCATTTTAGATCGTTTTGATAGTTTTATGTTTGTCTTACCATTATTAAATATTTTATTAATTCAAATATAA
- a CDS encoding isoprenyl transferase — MFKKLIKKNKNQPIQSEFGLDLHNIPEHVAIIMDGNGRWAKQRKLPRIKGHYQGMQTVKKITKVASDIGIKYLTLYAFSTENWTRPENEVNYIMNLPVNFLKTFLPELIENNVKVETIGFMEYLPSSTLKAIAKAKEDTKDNTGLKLIFAINYGGRAEILNSVKTIYDELTAKGLTSDDITEQMIDDHLMTHAYPDPDLLIRTSGEQRISNFLIWQVSYSEFIFNEKLWPDFDKEELINCIKIYQSRQRRFGGL, encoded by the coding sequence ATGTTTAAAAAGTTAATTAAAAAAAATAAAAATCAGCCAATCCAATCAGAGTTTGGCTTGGACTTACATAACATACCTGAACATGTTGCTATAATCATGGACGGTAATGGTCGCTGGGCAAAACAAAGAAAATTGCCTAGAATTAAAGGTCACTATCAAGGTATGCAAACAGTTAAAAAAATCACAAAAGTTGCTAGTGATATTGGAATTAAATATTTAACATTGTATGCATTTTCTACAGAAAATTGGACTAGACCTGAAAATGAAGTCAATTATATCATGAACTTGCCAGTTAACTTTTTAAAAACATTTCTACCAGAGTTGATAGAAAATAATGTAAAAGTCGAGACAATTGGTTTTATGGAATATTTGCCATCATCTACACTCAAAGCAATCGCTAAAGCCAAAGAAGATACTAAAGATAATACAGGTTTAAAATTAATCTTCGCGATTAATTATGGTGGTCGTGCTGAAATATTAAACAGTGTAAAAACAATCTATGATGAACTAACTGCTAAAGGATTAACTAGTGATGACATTACAGAACAGATGATTGATGATCATTTGATGACACATGCATATCCTGACCCAGATCTTTTGATAAGAACATCAGGTGAACAAAGAATAAGCAATTTCCTTATTTGGCAAGTATCTTACAGTGAATTTATTTTCAATGAAAAGCTATGGCCAGATTTCGATAAAGAAGAATTAATAAATTGTATTAAAATTTATCAATCACGGCAGCGTCGATTTGGTGGATTATAA
- the frr gene encoding ribosome recycling factor, with translation MSDIINETKSKMQKSIDNLSRELANISAGRANSNLLNGVNVDYYGAPTPVQQLASISVPEARLLVISPYDKSSVGNIEKAINAANLGVNPSSDGEVIRISVPALTEERRKELVKDVKKIGEDAKVAVRNVRRDSNDELKKQQKNSDITEDDLRTQTDDVQKLTDDSIKEVEKLLEEKEQDIMSV, from the coding sequence ATGAGTGACATTATTAATGAAACTAAATCAAAAATGCAAAAATCAATAGACAATCTTTCAAGAGAATTAGCTAATATCAGTGCTGGTAGAGCGAATTCAAACTTATTAAATGGTGTAAATGTTGATTATTACGGTGCGCCAACACCAGTTCAACAACTTGCTAGTATTAGTGTGCCAGAAGCACGCTTATTAGTCATTTCTCCATATGATAAATCATCAGTTGGCAATATTGAAAAAGCAATCAATGCAGCTAACTTAGGTGTTAATCCTTCAAGTGATGGAGAAGTTATCCGTATCAGTGTACCAGCATTAACTGAAGAACGTCGTAAAGAGCTTGTTAAAGATGTTAAAAAAATTGGCGAAGACGCTAAAGTTGCAGTAAGAAATGTGCGTCGTGACTCAAACGATGAGCTTAAAAAACAACAAAAAAATTCTGACATCACTGAAGATGATTTAAGAACACAAACAGATGATGTACAAAAATTAACTGACGATTCAATAAAAGAAGTTGAAAAATTGTTAGAAGAAAAAGAACAAGATATTATGTCAGTATAA
- the pyrH gene encoding UMP kinase → MAQTSKYERVVLKLSGEALAGDDGFGINPIIIKSIAEQVAEVAKLDCEIAVIVGGGNIWRGKTGSDLGMDRGTADYMGMLATVMNALALQDSLEQLECDTRVLTSIEMKQVAEPYIRRRAIRHLEKNRVVIFAAGIGNPYFSTDTTAALRAAEVEADVILMGKNNVDGVYSADPKVDPNAIKYEHLTHIQMLQEGLQVMDSTASSFCMDNNIPLNVFSITEEGNIKRAVMGEKIGTLITK, encoded by the coding sequence ATGGCTCAAACTTCTAAATACGAACGTGTTGTATTAAAATTAAGTGGCGAAGCACTCGCAGGTGACGATGGATTTGGAATTAACCCAATTATAATCAAAAGTATTGCAGAACAAGTAGCTGAAGTAGCTAAATTGGACTGTGAAATTGCTGTTATCGTTGGTGGCGGTAATATTTGGAGAGGTAAAACTGGTAGCGATTTAGGCATGGATCGTGGTACAGCAGACTACATGGGTATGTTAGCTACAGTAATGAATGCATTAGCATTACAAGATAGCCTCGAACAATTAGAATGTGACACACGTGTTTTAACTTCAATAGAAATGAAACAAGTTGCAGAACCTTATATTCGCCGTCGTGCAATCAGACATTTAGAAAAAAATCGTGTGGTCATCTTTGCAGCAGGTATAGGTAACCCTTACTTCTCTACTGACACAACTGCAGCATTGCGTGCAGCTGAAGTTGAAGCTGATGTTATCTTAATGGGCAAAAATAATGTCGACGGTGTTTATTCTGCTGATCCAAAAGTAGATCCAAATGCAATCAAATATGAGCACCTAACGCATATCCAAATGTTACAAGAAGGTTTACAAGTTATGGATTCAACAGCTTCATCATTCTGCATGGATAATAATATTCCATTAAATGTATTTTCAATAACTGAAGAAGGTAATATTAAACGCGCTGTCATGGGTGAAAAAATAGGAACATTGATTACAAAATAA
- the tsf gene encoding translation elongation factor Ts: MAISAKLVKELREKTGAGMMDCKKALTETDGDIDKAVDFLREKGIAKAAKKSDRIAAEGLVHVEERGNEAAIVEINSETDFVARNEGFQQLVKEIAIQVLDTKAETVEALLETNLPDGKSVDQRVKEAISTIGEKLSIRRFAVRTKTDNDSFGAYLHMGGRIGVLTVVEGSTDAEAAKDVAMHIAAINPKYVSSEQVSEDEIAHERDVLKQQALNEGKPENIVEKMVEGRLRKYLQEICAVDQNFVKNPDQTVEAFLKSKGGKLVDFVRYEVGEGMEKREENFADEVKGQMK; this comes from the coding sequence ATGGCAATTTCAGCTAAACTTGTAAAAGAATTACGTGAAAAAACTGGCGCTGGTATGATGGACTGTAAAAAAGCGTTAACAGAAACTGATGGTGACATCGATAAAGCGGTAGACTTCCTACGTGAAAAAGGTATCGCTAAAGCTGCTAAAAAATCTGACCGTATTGCGGCAGAAGGTTTAGTACACGTTGAAGAAAGAGGAAACGAAGCAGCAATTGTTGAAATCAATTCTGAAACTGACTTCGTTGCTCGTAATGAAGGTTTCCAACAATTAGTGAAAGAAATTGCTATCCAAGTATTAGATACTAAAGCAGAAACAGTTGAAGCACTTTTAGAAACAAACTTACCAGATGGTAAATCAGTTGACCAACGTGTTAAAGAAGCTATCTCAACTATCGGTGAAAAATTAAGTATCCGTCGTTTTGCTGTTAGAACTAAAACAGACAACGATTCATTCGGTGCTTATTTACACATGGGTGGACGTATTGGTGTATTAACTGTAGTTGAAGGTTCTACTGATGCTGAAGCAGCTAAAGATGTTGCAATGCACATTGCTGCAATCAACCCTAAATATGTTTCATCTGAACAAGTAAGCGAAGATGAAATCGCTCATGAAAGAGATGTTTTAAAACAACAAGCTCTAAATGAAGGTAAACCAGAAAATATCGTTGAAAAAATGGTTGAAGGTCGTTTACGTAAATATCTACAAGAAATTTGTGCAGTTGACCAAAACTTTGTAAAAAATCCTGATCAAACAGTTGAAGCTTTCTTAAAATCTAAAGGTGGTAAACTAGTTGACTTCGTACGTTATGAAGTAGGCGAAGGCATGGAAAAACGTGAAGAAAACTTTGCTGACGAAGTTAAAGGACAAATGAAATAA
- the rpsB gene encoding 30S ribosomal protein S2: MAVISMKQLLEAGVHFGHQTRRWNPKMKRYIFTERNGIYIIDLQKTVKKVEEAYNFIKQVSEDGGKVLFVGTKKQAQDSVKAEAERAGQFYVNQRWLGGILTNYKTISKRIKRISEIEKMEEDGLFEVLPKKEVVELKKEYDRLIKFLGGIRDMKSMPQALFVVDPRKERNAIAEARKLHIPIVGIVDTNCDPDEIDYVIPANDDAIRAVKLLTGKMADAILEGQQGVSNEEVAAEQNIDLDESKEATEAETTEENTSVESN, translated from the coding sequence ATGGCAGTAATTTCAATGAAACAATTGCTAGAAGCAGGTGTTCACTTCGGTCACCAAACACGCCGTTGGAACCCAAAAATGAAAAGATACATTTTCACTGAGAGAAACGGTATTTACATTATCGATTTACAAAAAACAGTGAAAAAAGTAGAAGAAGCTTATAACTTCATTAAACAAGTATCAGAAGATGGCGGAAAAGTTTTATTCGTTGGTACGAAAAAACAAGCACAAGATTCAGTTAAAGCTGAAGCAGAACGTGCTGGTCAATTCTATGTAAACCAAAGATGGTTAGGTGGAATCTTAACTAACTATAAAACAATTTCTAAACGTATTAAACGTATCTCTGAAATTGAAAAAATGGAAGAAGATGGCTTATTCGAAGTATTACCTAAAAAAGAAGTTGTAGAACTTAAAAAAGAATATGACCGTTTAATTAAATTCTTAGGCGGAATTCGTGATATGAAATCTATGCCTCAAGCATTGTTCGTTGTTGACCCTCGTAAAGAGCGCAACGCAATTGCTGAAGCACGTAAATTACACATCCCAATTGTTGGTATTGTAGATACTAACTGTGATCCAGATGAAATTGATTACGTTATCCCTGCAAACGATGATGCTATCCGTGCCGTTAAATTATTAACTGGTAAAATGGCAGATGCAATCTTAGAAGGTCAACAAGGTGTATCAAATGAAGAAGTAGCAGCTGAACAAAATATTGATTTAGATGAATCAAAAGAAGCTACTGAAGCAGAAACAACTGAAGAAAACACTTCTGTTGAATCAAACTAA